The segment AGCAAGTGACCGAAAAATCCATGCCCTGGGCAATCTCGGTATCGTCATGTTCAAAGATCATGTCCGCAAGCGGTCTGAAATCGTTTTCGTATGTTTTCTCGACTAGCTTTGGAATATCTTCGATAGCGTAACGATCATATAGCAACCCGAATATAAGCTCAAGAAAATCCGCGCCGGAGACATATCTGTACTGAGCGGGAGCGTTTTCCCTGTCATCGCTGCGCAAAAGCACCGGCTGTTTGTCCAACTGCTTTACGATCGCTCGCACCGCGTCTCCCAGTCCGCGCATGCAATTTTTTGATTTTTGGCAATCTCGTTCCAGCAGTCGCAAAGAACGATCCAGATTTCGCCCATCTTCCTTGAGGTAGTCGATATCAAGGGGAAGAACGGAATCCAGAATGCTCGCCGAGATGCCCTCTGGATGCTCGTTCATCACTTCCAAGGCAAGTCTTGTGCCGTAAGAGATGCCGTAGAGCACCCACTTCTTTATGCCAAGAGCCTTGCGAACGTCGTTGACGTCTGCTGCATTTTCGGCGGTGTTGTAGGCGAAGAGGTCAATGCCCTTTGCTATCAGCGCGCTTCGGCACGCGACCACCTCATCTCTCATGAGCTTGTCAAAGCTGATCTCAGCATCGACGCTTAGCGAAATGGAGTTCCAATGATCGGCCTTGAAGTATCGCGAACAGCTGAGCCTGGGAACTGACTTGCCTATCCCTCGTTGGTCGACCACGACCACTCGGCGCCCGATCATCCAATTTTGATCACTTATGAACTGCCACCATGCCTCGATGTCTTCCCTGTCGCCAATATCGGTGGGCTGGCCGGGCCCGCCGGTGAGAAACACAATGGGCTCATGCCGCTCGCGGTCGGGTTCGAAGACCACCACCGATAGAGTGATTTCAGTCCCAGAAGCTTTTTTGCGGTTTTCAGGGACATTGAGGGTCCCGCACGTCATGTCACGGTCGCGCGGAACTTCGAACCAGCAATTCGTTTTCTTGAACTCTTCCGCATGGATATCCCCGCTCCACACGCAAAAGAGAAATACAGCTGACGCGAGCTTAAAGAGTACTCGATCCAGATTGATGAACATACGTCGGAAAGAAGTGTGCATGTTGCCCTCCATCATGCAGCAGGCCCTGAGGCATTCTCTCGCCACCGCTGAGCTTGGACGCGGTTCGTAGCTGGCGTCGCCGCACCCGGCGGGATGAATGCGGTCAGTGTGGCAAATGCAATAGCGACTTTATCGGTGCTCCTCTACGAATGCCTTGCAGGGGAGTGACAACTGCTCGATCTTGCTTTCGAGATCGCATTTGCCGATCGGCATCATTGGGCAGAGCCGTTTGTAGTCACGGTTGCATTGCTTGCCCTGGAAATTTTTGAAAGCTTTTGCCTCGGCGACCGGCGGGTTCAACAGTATTCCCGAGCAGGCTAACGCCAAGCCTAACCACAGATGCTTCCCCATAACACTCCCCACCGGTTGGTTCGCAATACACGGCGCATAGGGGTATTCCCCACGCAGTAGAATGATCGTGGTTTTCGCTACCCCACCAAATAGCTATCAATTGTCTCGACAATAGAGTGGTTTCCATTGGCCGCGCATGACCCATTTGGGTAGAGGATGATGGGCGACGATGGCATCGGAGCAGTTGTCACCGTTGGCCTACTCCCGAGCGTCCAGGAGCGCGCCGACTCACTCCGTTCGGGCCGCGGCAACAATCGAGGGGTATCGTGACGAGATCGCCGTCGCATTCGGATTGGCGCATGCTGACGAGATCGTCGGCAAGCACGCGGACTGCTTCGATGCCGTACCTGCCGCCGCCGAGCGGGAAGGCATAGATGTTGGGGACGCCTTCGCGATCCAGTAACGACTGTCCCCACCGGCGTATCAATTAGCACTACGACTCAGAGCCGGCTGCCAAAACATGCCGTACCAAACTGCCGCGAAAGGCACGGCGGTCCCTTACCAAGTGGTTGAAATCTGGTGATCCCGACAGGAATCGAACCTGTGACCTACAGATTAGGAAACTTCCCACAATCCATGTAACGCAAGGCTTTGCGGATTCCATGTCGTATTTATGTCGCGCCCTCATGCCTTAGGACGCTGAATCAGAAGCCCGACCATTAGTGAGCCGACGCAGCCAATAAACAGCGACATGTAGAGTGAGAATCCGCCTCCGCCCCAATAGATCAGCAGCCCAAAACCTGCAGCTATCACGGTTGGTACGATCAATCCGATCACTCGTTCACGGACCGAAATAGGCCCTCTGCGCTTGGCGAACCACTTATCCAAGTAATGCAGTCCTGCAGATGCCAGTTCGGCGGTATCATCCGCCCTTGGAAATAGATGGCCATAGGTGTCCATGGTCAGCGTGATGGAACTGTGGCCTAAACGCTCCCGCACCATCTTCGCCGGCGACCTGTCGCTCGGCCGCAAGATTTTCAACCCGTGCGAACTGTATCCGCGCTGCCGGGATCGATCTTCGTCAACCGCGATTTCGCCTCGACCACGCGCCGTTGCGCGGCCCGTATCCTGCTGCACAGGGCGATATTGATGCCGACACCGCAGTGTTCATCCAGCATTTCATTCGCACGTTCAAGGGAGAGCTCCGCTCGGTTAAGCCGCTGTCGGGCTCTCGCCAGTTCCATATCCAAAAGTTCCATTGTCCCAGATCCATTGCAGTCCCTTCCATTGGTAAACCGCTTGTCGTCGCCGTTGGTTCCGGCTGTTCGTGAGCGTGCAGCGTCGGAAGGGCGGGAAGAATGATCGCCATCCCTGCCAAAAGAGAGATCGTCCGGTGATGCTGCTCAGTCGACCTGCTCAATCTCCGGACTTGGTTCAGTCGGCGGAGCTGGCGTGCAATCTTGCCCGGTGCATTCCTGCACAGGGTTATCCGCCGGCGGGAGACAGTTTTGCCCCTCGCAATGAACTGGCGGCTGCTCTGTGGCTGCTTCATTGTTCGGCGGAACGGGCTGATCCTCAGCGCGAACGGCCGGTATACCAAGGCCGATCATGGCTGTGCACAAGAGCGCAATCCGAAGCAAATTCATTTCCGCCTCCGCGGCCGACAGCGGGATGCAGACTATACTTTCGAACTGCGTCCGACATCCTGTCACCCGCGAACGGCGTTAACAGCGCGTTTCATTGCTGGTCAGAAGGTCGCGCCGAATGAAACGCCGGCCAATTCAACCCGCGCGACGTCCTTCAAAGCTGGGGTGATCGATCTTCACCAAGCGGTCTGCGGCCTTGACCGCAGCTCGTATCCTGTCGCGCAGCGCGAGATTCTCGGCCAGCATTTCTTCAGTGCGTTGAAGCGCGAGCTCGGTCCGGCGGATGCGCTGCCTGGCATTGGCAACTTCCGATGTCAAAATATCGGCCGCCATCCCGTGGCCGTGGGGTTCCATAGTGTCCATGGGTTTCTAATACATGGGGGGCGATATCGTTCCCTGATTTCGGTCGAAACGGCGGGCCGCAGAAAAGTGCGATGGGCCGAATGACCAATGCGCTCCCTGCGAAAAACAGCGCCAGAAACAGGAGAACGCCTTCGGCCGCTTTGGATACCTCGGGCGGAATGCATCAACGTGAAGACGGCCCTCGCCATGTTCCGCAACGATTACCAGTTGTCCGAAGAGCGGCTCAGCTGCCGGCAATCGCCGCGGCATACCACGAAGCTCTCGCGGCCCAGCAGCAGGTTGAGAATAGGTGGCGCGCCGCTTGGCCATTGGCGCCAGAAAACCAACCGTAAGTATCTGATTTTATTGGTGATCCCGACAGGAATCGAACCTGTGACCTACAGATTAGGAATCTGCCGCTCTATCCTACTGAGCTACGGGACCACGCGGCCCGACACATACCCGCTTCGGACCGTTTCGCCAAGAGGCAAGCTTGACGCAAGCGGCCGGTCGCGAGTGGGCCGCAAAGATCAGCCGGAAACAGCGGAACTTCGGACCACCGCCGCGCTTTAGTGTGCCGAAGGAGATGCCGCATGAGTGCTACGAAAGAGTTCTTTGAAACCTGGCTCCAGGAGAACGTCGGTAACCTGCCCGCGGAAAGCGAAGTGAGCGTGGCCGTCCTGGTTCAGCAATTCGAGGAGGATGCCGACGCGGCCGGCTTTGGTCACGAGGTGCGCGAAGACGAGATCGGCGACATCGAGGAGGCCATTGAGAAAGCCCTGAACAAGGCCAGGGCAGGCGAACAGCCGCAGGCTGACGATCCGGCCGAAGAAAGTGATCTGGCGCCGGTCATGGAGGCGCTGAAGGTCGACGACCCGAAGAGCGGGCCGTAGCCATCCCAGGCACCATCGATTGATTTCCGAATAGGCTCTTCCCGACGGCTGCGGCTCCCCTCAACGTGCCAGGGCTATCGCATATTGGTAAGTACCCCCTCACCCGGATTGCCAACCGAATTGCGAAGGGCAATTCGGGACAATCCGACCTCTCCCCAAGGGGAGAGGAGCCAGCGCCGTATACATCAGGCGGCCAGCGCCGTCTCCGCGAGCTTCACCCAATAGCTCATGCCGTGCGGGATGACCTCGTCGTTGAAGTCGTAGGCAGGGTTGTGGAGACCGGCGGTGTCGCCATTGCCGATGAAGATGAAGGCGCCCGGCCGCGCTTCCAGCATGTAGGAAAAGTCCTCGCCGCCCATCACCGGCTGGATGGCGCGGTGCACCTGTGCCTCGCCGGCGATTTCAGCGGCGACATCGCTGGCAAACACCGTCTCTTCCGGATGGTTGAAGGTGACGGGATAATTGGCCTTGTAATCGACCTCGATCGTTGCGCCGAAGGCCGCGCCGACGCCCTCGCAGATAGTACGCACGCGCTGCTCAGCCTTCCTGGCGACCTCCTTCTTCAGCGTGCGCACTGTGCCGGCGATCTCGGCGCTCTCGGGAATGACATTGTAGGCGTCGCCGGCGTGGAACTTCGTCACCGACACCACGACAGCCTCGACCGGATCGGTGCTGCGCGAGGCGATCGTCTGCAGAGCGCCGACCAACTGGCTGGTGATGACGATCGGGTCGATCGTGCCGTGCGGCATCGCCGCATGCCCGCCTCGGCCCTTGACGGTGATGGTGAATTCGGCGGTCGCCGCCATGATCGGGCCCGGCTTGATGGCGAATTGTCCGACCGGCAGGCCCGGCATGTTGTGCATGCCGAACACCTTGGAGATGCCGAAGCGCTCCATCATGCCGTCTTTGACCATCTCGTTGCCGCCGCCGCCGCCTTCTTCGGCCGGCTGGAAGATCACTGCGACGGAGCCGGCGAAATTGCGCGTCTCGGCAAGATATTTGGCAGCGCCGAGCAGCATCGCGGTGTGGCCGTCATGGCCGCAGGCGTGCATCCTGCCTGGAATGGTCGAGGCGTAGGGTTTCCCGGTGATCTCGTTGAGCGGCAGCGCATCCATGTCGGCGCGCAGGCCGATGCTCGTGCCTTCGCCGAGGCGGCCGCGGATGATGCCGACGACACCGGTCTTGCCGAGGCCGGTCACCACGTCGTCGCAACCGAAGGCCTTGAGCTTCTCGGTGACGAAGGTGGCGGTCTCGAAGACGTCGAAATTCAGCTCTGGTGTCTGGTGCAGATGGCGGCGCCAGCCGGCGACCTCGTCTTGCATTTCGGCGGCGCGGTTCAGGATCGGCATGATGTTCCATCTCGCTGTTGGAGCAGACGGGCGCAGCCTGCTGCTTTGCAATTGTGCCTGCTGTATTAGAATTGTCATTCAGGCACTTTGCCATCTTGACGTCACATAGGCTAAATAGCACCGCAAGAC is part of the Mesorhizobium sp. L-2-11 genome and harbors:
- a CDS encoding alpha/beta hydrolase; amino-acid sequence: MHTSFRRMFINLDRVLFKLASAVFLFCVWSGDIHAEEFKKTNCWFEVPRDRDMTCGTLNVPENRKKASGTEITLSVVVFEPDRERHEPIVFLTGGPGQPTDIGDREDIEAWWQFISDQNWMIGRRVVVVDQRGIGKSVPRLSCSRYFKADHWNSISLSVDAEISFDKLMRDEVVACRSALIAKGIDLFAYNTAENAADVNDVRKALGIKKWVLYGISYGTRLALEVMNEHPEGISASILDSVLPLDIDYLKEDGRNLDRSLRLLERDCQKSKNCMRGLGDAVRAIVKQLDKQPVLLRSDDRENAPAQYRYVSGADFLELIFGLLYDRYAIEDIPKLVEKTYENDFRPLADMIFEHDDTEIAQGMDFSVTCSETNISELPDKRLEYWTKWIGEADYTWVCPLWFPEGTTVSQKHPRRLDIPTLLLSGEYDPATPTHWAYRAAKSLPFGQVVVLRGIGHDVIDSDPCGSEIVADFLANPRRKLKTGCIGQMQAPQFTAAAEEQWRGPATQRAAAIRSPKQMRSPFRFRHRFSTSPKKH
- a CDS encoding DUF768 domain-containing protein, yielding MSATKEFFETWLQENVGNLPAESEVSVAVLVQQFEEDADAAGFGHEVREDEIGDIEEAIEKALNKARAGEQPQADDPAEESDLAPVMEALKVDDPKSGP
- a CDS encoding M20 aminoacylase family protein, yielding MPILNRAAEMQDEVAGWRRHLHQTPELNFDVFETATFVTEKLKAFGCDDVVTGLGKTGVVGIIRGRLGEGTSIGLRADMDALPLNEITGKPYASTIPGRMHACGHDGHTAMLLGAAKYLAETRNFAGSVAVIFQPAEEGGGGGNEMVKDGMMERFGISKVFGMHNMPGLPVGQFAIKPGPIMAATAEFTITVKGRGGHAAMPHGTIDPIVITSQLVGALQTIASRSTDPVEAVVVSVTKFHAGDAYNVIPESAEIAGTVRTLKKEVARKAEQRVRTICEGVGAAFGATIEVDYKANYPVTFNHPEETVFASDVAAEIAGEAQVHRAIQPVMGGEDFSYMLEARPGAFIFIGNGDTAGLHNPAYDFNDEVIPHGMSYWVKLAETALAA